In Cytophagia bacterium CHB2, a single window of DNA contains:
- a CDS encoding RNA polymerase sigma factor encodes MISAGIGMNKTASPSRTRRHDNPADTADRVIPRLLEEHGGLIYNLGLRMCGRQTDAEDLVQETFLRAFRAWEKFEGRAQPSTWLYSIAARTCKRIKRKRAGEPRRMQPLAELIPAPGDKEIPALPAEHDGPLDHVLRREAQEAVQAALAKLPPNFRMALLLKDIVEFSVEEVAQVLGIKPATVKTRVHRGRLLLRKELVKKLPKRKSPPPDHEQKICLDLLHAKQESLDRGVAFPLASGELCSRCQSLFATLDLTHEVCLNMKNDKLPQPLQDLLLQEFRSAARRQN; translated from the coding sequence ATGATCAGCGCAGGAATCGGCATGAATAAAACAGCTTCACCCTCACGAACGCGGCGCCATGACAATCCCGCCGACACGGCAGACCGGGTAATTCCACGATTGTTGGAAGAACACGGCGGGCTCATTTATAATCTTGGCTTGCGCATGTGCGGCCGGCAAACGGACGCCGAGGATTTGGTGCAGGAAACGTTTTTGCGCGCGTTTCGCGCGTGGGAAAAATTCGAGGGCCGCGCCCAGCCCAGCACCTGGCTGTACAGCATTGCGGCACGCACCTGCAAGCGCATCAAACGCAAGCGCGCCGGCGAGCCGCGCCGCATGCAACCTTTGGCCGAATTAATCCCCGCGCCCGGGGATAAAGAAATTCCCGCTTTGCCGGCGGAACATGACGGCCCGCTCGATCACGTGTTGCGCCGTGAAGCGCAAGAAGCAGTGCAGGCAGCGCTGGCCAAGTTGCCGCCCAATTTTCGCATGGCGCTGCTGCTCAAGGATATTGTGGAGTTTTCGGTGGAAGAAGTCGCGCAGGTGTTGGGGATCAAGCCCGCCACGGTAAAAACCCGCGTGCATCGCGGCCGCCTGCTCTTGCGCAAAGAATTGGTGAAGAAATTGCCAAAACGCAAATCGCCGCCGCCGGATCATGAACAAAAAATCTGCCTGGATTTGCTGCATGCCAAACAGGAATCCCTGGATCGCGGCGTCGCATTTCCCCTGGCCTCCGGCGAATTGTGTTCGCGCTGCCAATCGCTGTTTGCCACCCTCGATTTGACCCACGAAGTCTGTTTGAATATGAAAAACGATAAATTGCCGCAACCTCTGCAAGATCTTTTGCTGCAAGAGTTTAGAAGCGCCGCACGACGGCAGAATTAA
- a CDS encoding sulfite exporter TauE/SafE family protein: MEIFGYVAMLTLGVVLGLIGAGGSILTVPVLVYLFAVPASQATGYSLAIVGATALAGAMEYLRRGQSNPRMALIFGIPAILGVYLTRRYLFPAIPDPVMQLDSFVLSKDMMVMVLFAIFMLITSIAMIRSKQEAELPAGHTVKLDATKFPLIFALGLGVGVITGFVGAGGGFMILPVMVLLGGLPMKVAIGTDLLIIAAKSLIGFIGEAQASAAIDYGFVALITLLPLVGIALGTYLNKHAPAGKLKLAFGWFVLIMGAYIVTKELFLA, translated from the coding sequence GTGGAAATATTCGGTTATGTTGCCATGCTCACCCTGGGCGTGGTTTTGGGTTTGATCGGCGCGGGCGGCTCGATTTTGACGGTGCCGGTATTGGTTTATTTGTTTGCTGTGCCGGCTTCACAAGCCACGGGCTATTCGCTGGCGATCGTCGGCGCGACTGCGCTGGCCGGTGCCATGGAATATTTGCGGCGCGGGCAATCCAATCCCCGCATGGCTTTAATTTTTGGCATACCCGCGATACTGGGCGTTTATTTGACGCGGCGTTATCTTTTTCCGGCGATTCCTGATCCGGTGATGCAGCTCGACAGCTTCGTCTTGAGCAAAGACATGATGGTGATGGTTCTGTTCGCCATTTTCATGTTGATCACCTCAATTGCGATGATTCGCAGCAAGCAGGAAGCTGAACTGCCCGCCGGGCATACTGTGAAACTCGACGCCACGAAATTCCCGTTGATCTTCGCGTTGGGCTTGGGTGTCGGCGTGATCACCGGCTTTGTGGGTGCCGGCGGCGGCTTCATGATTTTGCCGGTGATGGTTTTGCTCGGCGGCTTGCCCATGAAAGTCGCGATCGGCACGGATTTGCTGATCATCGCGGCAAAATCACTGATTGGTTTCATTGGCGAGGCGCAAGCCTCTGCTGCCATTGATTACGGCTTTGTTGCGCTGATTACCCTGCTGCCGCTGGTGGGCATCGCGTTGGGCACTTATCTCAATAAACATGCGCCTGCCGGAAAATTGAAGCTGGCATTCGGCTGGTTTGTTTTGATTATGGGCGCTTATATCGTTACCAAAGAGTTGTTTCTGGCTTGA
- a CDS encoding MBL fold metallo-hydrolase, producing MLFRMLYDDKLAQASYLIGCQRTGEALVIDPERDVERYVEAAAREGMKITAIAETHIHADYLSGARELAERTGARLYVSDEGDENWKYRWLDKKQSGGSYDHKLLKDGDKFKVGNIEIKAVHTPGHTPEHMSFMVTDLGGGANEPMGIATGDFVFVGDVGRPDLLESAAGHAGAKEPAARTLYQTIQRFKGMPDYLQLWPGHGAGSACGKALGAVPQSTVGYEKRFNVAIADANDEKKFVHTILEGQPEPPLYFARMKRENKEGPALLGKLPAPKPLEVNALKKLVSEKAIIVDTRPWPQFRESHVEGALWAPLSNYFPNAAGSYLEPGKPFYLIVEEKRMKEAVTDLIRIGLDEVTGYATPETFAQYQSEGGKVAKTDSIPIEKLNGQAHDGAVVLDVRGSAEFEAGHVPQAMNIAYTQLPKRLAEVPKDREILLHCRTDNRSAIAAALLQRHGYRVKHLSGGFVSWQQNKGEVVQ from the coding sequence ATGTTGTTCCGTATGCTTTACGACGACAAGCTGGCGCAGGCGAGCTATCTCATCGGCTGCCAACGCACGGGCGAGGCCCTGGTGATCGATCCTGAACGCGATGTCGAACGCTATGTCGAAGCGGCCGCCCGCGAAGGCATGAAGATCACGGCCATTGCTGAAACCCACATCCACGCCGATTATTTATCCGGCGCGCGTGAGTTGGCAGAACGCACCGGCGCACGCTTGTACGTTTCGGATGAAGGCGATGAAAATTGGAAATACCGCTGGCTCGATAAAAAACAAAGCGGCGGGAGTTATGATCATAAATTGTTGAAAGACGGCGATAAATTCAAAGTCGGCAATATCGAAATCAAAGCGGTGCACACGCCGGGACACACGCCTGAGCATATGAGTTTCATGGTGACGGATCTTGGCGGCGGCGCAAACGAGCCGATGGGCATTGCCACCGGCGACTTCGTCTTCGTCGGCGATGTTGGCCGCCCGGATTTGCTGGAAAGCGCAGCCGGACACGCCGGCGCAAAAGAACCGGCCGCGCGAACGCTGTATCAAACCATTCAACGATTCAAGGGCATGCCGGATTATCTGCAATTGTGGCCCGGCCACGGCGCCGGCTCGGCATGCGGCAAAGCGTTGGGTGCAGTGCCGCAATCCACCGTGGGCTACGAGAAACGCTTCAATGTTGCCATTGCCGACGCCAACGACGAGAAAAAATTCGTGCACACGATTCTCGAGGGCCAGCCCGAGCCGCCGCTGTACTTCGCGCGCATGAAGCGTGAAAACAAGGAAGGTCCGGCGCTGCTGGGCAAGCTGCCCGCGCCCAAACCGCTTGAGGTCAATGCGCTCAAGAAACTGGTGAGCGAGAAGGCCATCATCGTTGACACGCGCCCGTGGCCGCAGTTCCGCGAAAGCCATGTGGAAGGCGCATTGTGGGCGCCGCTGTCGAATTACTTCCCCAATGCCGCCGGCTCCTATCTCGAACCTGGCAAACCGTTCTATCTCATCGTCGAAGAAAAACGCATGAAGGAAGCAGTGACGGATCTGATTCGCATTGGGTTGGATGAGGTCACCGGGTATGCCACGCCTGAGACGTTCGCGCAATATCAATCCGAAGGCGGGAAGGTCGCCAAAACTGACTCCATTCCAATTGAGAAATTGAACGGCCAGGCCCACGACGGCGCGGTTGTTCTCGATGTGCGGGGCTCTGCGGAATTCGAGGCCGGGCATGTGCCGCAGGCGATGAACATCGCATACACCCAATTGCCGAAGCGCCTCGCAGAGGTGCCCAAGGATCGTGAAATTTTGCTGCACTGCCGCACGGACAACCGTTCCGCCATTGCCGCCGCTCTGCTGCAGCGCCACGGCTATCGCGTCAAACATCTCAGCGGCGGATTCGTTTCCTGGCAGCAAAACAAGGGCGAAGTTGTGCAATAG
- the trxA gene encoding thioredoxin, whose translation MSKPIEITDANFKSEVLDSKIPVLVDVWADWCMPCRMIAPAVEAVAKQYAGKVKVGKMDADSNMTPSELDVRGIPTLLVFRNGEVVDRIVGAVPQQVIASHLDQALLN comes from the coding sequence ATGAGCAAGCCCATTGAAATCACGGACGCCAATTTCAAATCGGAAGTTTTGGATTCAAAGATTCCAGTATTGGTTGATGTTTGGGCTGATTGGTGCATGCCCTGCCGCATGATCGCGCCTGCGGTCGAAGCGGTGGCGAAACAATATGCCGGCAAAGTTAAAGTCGGGAAAATGGATGCCGATAGTAACATGACGCCTTCCGAGCTTGATGTGCGCGGCATTCCCACGCTGCTGGTGTTCCGCAATGGCGAAGTGGTTGATCGTATCGTCGGCGCAGTGCCGCAACAAGTCATTGCGAGCCATCTCGATCAGGCGTTGCTGAATTAG
- a CDS encoding tetratricopeptide repeat protein — translation MIWQAFQNSEKINAAFTPTSPNRNNFNMPSQQKQKPGKTTAKIKHNTSEPALWKKILFSALATLAFFFALELALWAGGVALLVDREDPFRGFSGLITVFEPQGNVYRTRLPKPGGTFNDQSFQTAKPANGVRLFTLGGSSSYGFPWSAPVAFTAILGDVLAAAHPQRTIEAVNASGVSYAMHRLNLVADELFRYEPDIFIIYSGHNEFIEPEFFNALKRRSSARNQAEYLLAHSRVYSGMHALLNTRNDQPATLDAKFDERVRRENTRSYLPAEKEAIVEEFRWRLQRLVRRAHERGIKVVVCTVPCNLRDWRPELSLINSALDEAGRRQWEQALRSGEARLARREYADALVDFQRAAELSPHHAMTHYFMAQCHEGLAQWQEAQQAYQRACDEDASPSRRLSKINQAIREVAEEEGALLVDMDQIFAAQSPRGLVGFNLIEDYVHPTPTGHQEIAWHLWQALERAGWIGETATMQREQFDAIVKQRATPDSQANPSWLFNQGVILATQGRDDLAMEKFRQALELEPTHGGALGNLVSLLLKQGKIDQAFPLAEKLVELYPDYPNFQTYLALILASKQELTRAKVHFENVLRLRAGDPVAHNQLGLISEQQGDEIAAAKHYEQALASYGAFAEARYNLGKLRFTQGRYAEAQAYFEQALASQPDYLAALLYLGMAQQELGNDLAAQAQYEKALAIAPDHVDVLNNLAWLLAISNDRQIRNPAEALRLARQAAELTQYKGYRVLGTLAAAAAATGDFAEAVKWQTRAVELAPAGEAATLKARLKRYQSGQSLQNETPD, via the coding sequence ATGATATGGCAAGCTTTTCAAAACAGCGAAAAAATCAATGCCGCATTTACGCCAACCAGCCCGAACCGAAACAATTTCAACATGCCGTCCCAGCAGAAACAAAAGCCCGGCAAAACAACGGCGAAAATAAAGCACAACACCTCCGAGCCGGCATTGTGGAAGAAGATTCTGTTTTCAGCGCTGGCAACGCTGGCCTTCTTTTTTGCGCTGGAACTCGCGCTGTGGGCCGGCGGCGTTGCGCTGCTCGTGGATCGAGAAGATCCGTTCCGCGGCTTTTCGGGGCTGATCACGGTTTTTGAGCCGCAAGGCAATGTTTATCGCACGCGCCTGCCCAAACCAGGCGGAACGTTCAACGATCAATCCTTCCAGACAGCAAAGCCCGCCAATGGCGTGCGCCTCTTCACGCTGGGCGGCTCCAGCTCCTACGGTTTTCCCTGGAGCGCGCCGGTTGCATTCACGGCAATTCTGGGAGACGTACTTGCCGCTGCGCACCCGCAGCGTACGATCGAGGCCGTCAATGCCAGCGGCGTTTCGTATGCCATGCATCGCTTGAACCTGGTCGCCGACGAGTTGTTTCGCTACGAGCCTGACATCTTCATCATCTACAGCGGCCACAACGAATTCATCGAGCCGGAGTTTTTCAACGCGTTGAAACGCCGCAGCTCTGCCCGCAATCAGGCGGAATATCTGCTGGCGCATTCGCGCGTGTATTCCGGCATGCACGCGCTGCTCAACACGCGCAACGATCAACCGGCAACGCTCGACGCGAAATTCGATGAACGGGTTCGCCGCGAGAATACACGCTCCTATTTGCCCGCGGAGAAAGAAGCCATCGTCGAGGAGTTTCGCTGGCGGCTGCAGCGCCTGGTGCGCCGGGCGCATGAGCGCGGCATCAAGGTTGTGGTCTGCACTGTGCCGTGTAATTTGCGCGACTGGCGTCCCGAGCTATCGTTAATCAATTCGGCGCTGGACGAAGCAGGCCGCAGGCAATGGGAGCAGGCATTGCGCTCCGGCGAGGCCAGGCTTGCGCGCCGCGAGTATGCCGATGCCCTCGTTGATTTTCAGCGGGCTGCAGAACTTTCGCCCCATCATGCCATGACGCACTATTTCATGGCGCAATGCCACGAGGGACTGGCGCAATGGCAGGAGGCGCAACAAGCCTACCAGCGCGCATGCGACGAGGATGCCTCTCCTTCCCGGCGGCTGTCGAAAATCAATCAGGCCATTCGCGAGGTTGCCGAAGAGGAAGGCGCATTGCTGGTTGATATGGATCAGATTTTCGCGGCGCAAAGTCCGCGCGGATTGGTGGGCTTCAATCTCATCGAAGACTACGTTCATCCCACGCCCACCGGCCACCAGGAGATTGCCTGGCATCTCTGGCAGGCTCTGGAGCGCGCCGGTTGGATCGGAGAAACGGCGACAATGCAACGCGAGCAATTCGATGCCATCGTCAAACAGCGCGCGACGCCAGACAGCCAGGCCAATCCGAGCTGGCTGTTCAATCAAGGCGTCATTTTGGCGACCCAGGGCCGCGACGACCTGGCCATGGAAAAATTTCGCCAGGCGCTCGAGCTGGAGCCCACGCACGGCGGCGCGCTGGGGAATCTCGTCAGCTTGCTCTTGAAACAAGGAAAGATAGATCAGGCATTTCCGTTAGCTGAGAAGCTGGTGGAATTGTATCCCGATTATCCGAATTTCCAGACATATCTCGCATTGATTCTGGCGAGCAAGCAGGAGCTGACGCGGGCGAAAGTTCATTTTGAGAACGTTCTCCGGTTGCGCGCCGGCGATCCCGTAGCGCACAACCAACTCGGTTTGATCAGCGAACAGCAAGGCGACGAAATCGCGGCTGCGAAACACTATGAGCAAGCGCTCGCGAGTTATGGTGCTTTTGCCGAAGCCCGATATAATCTGGGCAAACTACGGTTCACGCAGGGCCGCTATGCGGAGGCACAAGCGTATTTCGAGCAAGCCCTTGCCAGCCAGCCGGACTACCTCGCAGCTCTCTTGTATTTGGGAATGGCACAGCAGGAGTTGGGCAACGATCTCGCAGCACAGGCGCAGTACGAGAAGGCGTTGGCAATCGCACCGGATCACGTTGACGTGTTGAATAACCTCGCATGGTTATTGGCGATCAGCAATGATCGGCAAATTCGCAATCCGGCAGAGGCGTTGCGACTCGCCCGGCAAGCTGCAGAGCTGACGCAATACAAAGGTTATCGCGTTTTAGGCACGCTCGCAGCAGCCGCGGCCGCGACCGGAGATTTTGCGGAGGCGGTGAAGTGGCAAACGCGTGCGGTGGAGCTTGCGCCTGCAGGCGAAGCTGCGACACTTAAAGCTCGTTTGAAACGCTATCAAAGCGGCCAGTCGCTTCAAAATGAGACGCCAGACTAG
- a CDS encoding TonB-dependent receptor → MRLLRSLTLFGALWLFTVPAQSQTLASKAGGFQPSSPAMEKMVPLKAALTAVESAYKIHILYEDAVVEGRHGVPLTKASNDLAGDLRHVIGDNSLTYAQVGASTFVITPRESAPAPAPPAGGIIKGRVTDSKGEALAFANVILDGTSIGDAADQNGRYEIANVPPGTYTVRARLIGYKTVTTQVTVSEDQTVTQDFTLNTDILNMDAIVVTGTPGGSGMSKREASFAITTMQEAEIRQFSPSSTANLMELIPGVWSESSGGVAGANIDVRGLPGGGDAPFVTMSINGAPLYGTETLSFFEQSTIFRIDETVAWSEALRGGPNSVFSNGEPGVTMNFTLKRGSDETRSRVKYSTSDYDLQRVDAVISGQVTTGLYYMAGGYAQTSPGIRNAQFNAEKGQQYTLQLTKLFDRGVINAFSRITNDYGQWILPMALNTGNDLGDFAQLGNATRFRELQINKQGDTKIFDFSKGRGWDGSISGVNADFDLGAGWTVRDNLSYTKGAANTYGFVPNGGAIRVSALGRTSPVTTMSGRQLGGSDWIQNYGHWVVLKDIESFTNDISLARSWQQHNLTIGSYQASWSADDFWTLGNHVPVHNVANGDYVADVTAQDVADAGGGGPWGYGIQSGGDARVIAGYAAESWQATPDLRVDLAARLERIELEYALDSGPGYPDGTRDMAVSFNDNQWAFTGAVNYDLTESLGVFGRVSDGFVFPHFDDIRDGNRNTNNIRQYEGGLKYAPQELFSLFATGYYTKFDAFESLVGGAFDPRKFKTKSYGVELDGALLASGLTVRGIATIQKTEITESDDPTIVGNSILRQPNWQFRLAPSYDVRGTNFNVNVYGALRFVGKRFSGNDNLVELDSFQKIDVGVTVSTKTGLFFNLHGDNLTDSDALTEGDPRNPTAPNGRPIFGRSVKFSVGFDL, encoded by the coding sequence ATGCGATTGCTAAGGTCTCTCACGCTGTTCGGTGCGCTGTGGTTGTTTACTGTGCCTGCCCAAAGCCAAACATTGGCCTCAAAAGCCGGCGGCTTCCAGCCTTCCTCACCGGCCATGGAGAAAATGGTTCCTCTCAAAGCGGCTCTCACTGCGGTTGAAAGCGCTTACAAGATTCACATCTTGTATGAAGATGCCGTTGTCGAGGGGCGGCACGGCGTTCCGCTGACAAAAGCTTCAAATGATCTTGCCGGGGATCTGCGCCATGTCATCGGCGACAACTCGCTCACCTATGCCCAGGTTGGCGCCAGCACCTTCGTCATCACGCCGCGCGAATCCGCACCGGCACCAGCTCCACCGGCAGGCGGAATCATCAAAGGTCGGGTCACCGATAGCAAGGGAGAAGCACTGGCCTTCGCCAATGTCATACTTGACGGCACCAGCATTGGGGACGCTGCAGATCAGAATGGCAGGTATGAGATTGCCAATGTTCCACCCGGCACTTACACCGTGAGGGCCCGCCTGATTGGATACAAAACCGTGACAACACAAGTCACTGTAAGCGAGGATCAAACGGTCACGCAGGATTTCACGCTCAACACTGATATCCTGAACATGGATGCCATCGTGGTCACGGGTACGCCCGGTGGCTCGGGAATGAGCAAGCGCGAGGCCAGCTTTGCCATCACGACGATGCAGGAGGCGGAAATCCGGCAGTTTTCGCCCAGCAGCACGGCGAATTTGATGGAATTGATTCCCGGCGTCTGGTCAGAAAGCTCGGGCGGCGTTGCCGGAGCGAACATTGACGTGCGCGGACTTCCGGGCGGTGGCGATGCGCCCTTCGTAACGATGTCTATCAACGGCGCCCCGCTCTACGGCACGGAAACGCTTTCGTTCTTCGAGCAGAGCACGATATTCCGCATCGACGAAACCGTTGCATGGTCCGAGGCGCTGCGCGGCGGTCCCAACTCCGTCTTTTCGAACGGCGAACCGGGGGTGACCATGAATTTTACTTTGAAGCGAGGCAGTGATGAAACCAGATCGCGGGTGAAGTATTCGACTTCCGATTATGATCTGCAGCGGGTCGACGCGGTGATCAGCGGGCAAGTGACCACCGGCCTCTACTACATGGCTGGCGGCTATGCCCAGACCTCACCGGGCATCCGCAACGCGCAATTCAACGCAGAGAAAGGGCAGCAGTACACGCTACAGCTCACCAAACTTTTCGATCGCGGCGTAATCAACGCTTTCAGCCGGATCACCAACGACTACGGCCAGTGGATCCTGCCGATGGCGCTCAATACCGGCAATGATCTTGGCGACTTCGCGCAACTGGGCAACGCGACGCGCTTTCGCGAATTGCAAATAAACAAACAGGGTGATACCAAGATCTTCGATTTCTCCAAAGGCCGCGGCTGGGACGGCAGCATCAGCGGAGTGAATGCGGATTTTGATTTGGGTGCCGGCTGGACCGTCCGCGACAATCTCTCCTACACCAAGGGCGCAGCCAACACTTATGGATTCGTGCCGAACGGCGGCGCGATTCGTGTGTCCGCTCTCGGGCGAACAAGCCCTGTCACAACGATGAGCGGACGGCAGCTTGGCGGTTCGGATTGGATTCAGAACTATGGTCATTGGGTCGTGTTGAAGGACATTGAATCTTTCACCAACGACATCAGTCTTGCAAGAAGCTGGCAGCAACATAACCTCACGATAGGTTCTTATCAGGCGTCGTGGTCGGCGGATGATTTCTGGACGCTAGGCAACCATGTGCCGGTTCATAATGTTGCCAATGGGGATTATGTTGCGGACGTAACCGCCCAAGACGTGGCGGACGCTGGCGGCGGCGGCCCATGGGGTTACGGCATTCAATCTGGCGGCGATGCAAGAGTGATTGCCGGTTACGCCGCTGAATCATGGCAGGCGACGCCTGACCTTCGCGTCGATTTGGCCGCCCGCCTTGAACGGATAGAGCTCGAGTATGCTCTGGATTCCGGCCCCGGCTACCCGGACGGTACCCGCGATATGGCTGTATCGTTCAACGACAATCAATGGGCGTTTACCGGCGCCGTGAACTATGACCTTACGGAAAGCCTGGGCGTCTTCGGGCGCGTCTCGGATGGATTTGTATTCCCTCACTTCGATGACATCCGTGACGGCAATCGCAACACCAATAACATCAGGCAATATGAAGGCGGTTTGAAATATGCGCCCCAAGAGCTCTTCAGCCTGTTCGCCACCGGATACTACACCAAGTTCGACGCATTTGAAAGTCTCGTCGGCGGTGCTTTCGATCCCCGCAAGTTCAAGACCAAATCCTACGGTGTCGAGCTTGATGGTGCACTCCTTGCCAGCGGTCTGACGGTGAGAGGCATTGCCACCATCCAAAAAACCGAAATCACTGAGTCCGATGATCCGACGATCGTTGGAAATTCGATTCTACGCCAGCCCAACTGGCAGTTCCGGTTGGCGCCGAGCTATGATGTTCGCGGCACAAATTTCAACGTGAACGTCTACGGCGCACTGCGCTTCGTCGGCAAACGCTTCTCAGGCAATGACAACCTGGTCGAATTGGATAGCTTTCAGAAGATCGACGTTGGAGTCACGGTTTCGACAAAAACCGGACTCTTCTTCAATCTGCACGGCGATAATTTGACTGACTCCGATGCGCTTACCGAAGGTGATCCCCGCAATCCGACGGCGCCGAATGGCCGTCCCATCTTCGGGCGGTCGGTGAAATTCTCGGTCGGCTTCGATCTGTAG
- a CDS encoding DUF4974 domain-containing protein, which produces MAEFIREVESLLSDESFQRWLFGNAGSAEKDRWNAWLSGNPERQIIYEQALALWKMANFRSAALPEVEQEWQKLRIRLHLPAAKTASIRPLTARRAALHKRHDRLLVWARFGAMAIAASLLLLWLWRALPIQTSPEELAEQIVATDFGQRARINLPDSTIIILNAHSRLRYPAAWSLATARKFELQGEAYFDVASRPEGPQHDFIVHTDDGDIQVVGTRFVVHERGRGTRVVVEEGGVQVSVADSTAAEETPAAKILLNPKQMLQFQKGDSVLQPHVVNLGLYTTWWRDELVLEDTPFEHIIRRLEETYGVKVEVKDKRLLQRTLSGSMENRNLDVITKALAQALRTSVARQGQVVIFGI; this is translated from the coding sequence ATGGCTGAATTCATTCGAGAAGTTGAGTCATTGTTGTCAGACGAATCGTTCCAGCGCTGGCTTTTCGGAAACGCCGGCAGCGCGGAAAAAGATCGATGGAACGCGTGGTTAAGCGGAAACCCTGAACGCCAGATAATATATGAGCAGGCTCTCGCATTATGGAAAATGGCGAACTTTCGTTCAGCGGCGCTGCCGGAGGTTGAACAGGAATGGCAGAAGCTTCGCATTCGCTTGCATTTGCCGGCGGCTAAAACCGCTTCGATCCGTCCTTTGACTGCGCGCCGGGCAGCCCTCCACAAAAGACATGACCGGCTTTTGGTATGGGCGCGTTTCGGCGCAATGGCGATCGCGGCCTCGCTGCTGCTGCTCTGGCTGTGGCGTGCCCTGCCGATTCAAACCTCTCCCGAAGAATTGGCCGAGCAAATTGTCGCAACCGATTTTGGCCAGCGCGCCCGAATCAATCTGCCAGACAGCACGATCATCATTTTGAATGCGCATTCGCGTTTGCGTTATCCCGCCGCATGGAGTCTGGCGACGGCGAGGAAATTCGAGTTGCAAGGCGAAGCTTATTTTGATGTCGCCTCGCGCCCGGAAGGGCCGCAACATGATTTTATCGTGCACACGGATGACGGCGACATTCAAGTCGTGGGAACGCGCTTCGTCGTGCATGAGCGCGGCCGGGGTACACGCGTTGTGGTGGAAGAAGGCGGCGTGCAGGTTTCCGTGGCCGATTCCACGGCTGCCGAAGAAACTCCGGCTGCCAAAATTCTTCTGAATCCGAAGCAGATGCTCCAGTTTCAAAAGGGCGACAGTGTCTTGCAGCCGCATGTTGTCAACCTCGGTCTTTACACCACCTGGTGGCGTGATGAACTCGTTCTGGAAGATACGCCGTTTGAGCACATTATTCGCCGCCTGGAAGAAACATATGGCGTGAAGGTGGAGGTTAAAGACAAACGCTTGCTGCAGCGCACGCTCTCCGGCTCCATGGAAAATCGCAATCTCGACGTGATCACGAAGGCGCTGGCTCAAGCGCTTCGCACCAGCGTAGCGCGCCAGGGACAAGTGGTCATCTTTGGCATTTAG
- a CDS encoding sigma-70 family RNA polymerase sigma factor: MLPHRWHDHEGRAEPLQDDRALWQRMLAGDDQALAALFRLHYPRLYDYGLKLTQQAELVKDGMQEVFAYLWEKRATLAAVDSVRAYLLVALRRHLLKSLAQQQRRQESDQQHLLEEMAESFSPEEFLIMQEKEEAEKQALNQALQEIPPRMREALYLKTNAGLAYREIAGIMNVSPQVARNYVSEAFHRLRALLLPRP; the protein is encoded by the coding sequence ATGCTTCCGCACAGATGGCATGACCACGAAGGGAGAGCCGAACCCTTGCAGGATGATCGGGCTTTGTGGCAACGCATGCTAGCCGGAGATGATCAAGCGTTGGCTGCGCTCTTCCGCCTTCATTATCCCAGGCTCTACGACTACGGCCTCAAGCTGACACAGCAAGCCGAGCTGGTGAAAGACGGCATGCAGGAAGTGTTTGCCTACCTGTGGGAAAAACGGGCAACGCTTGCAGCGGTCGATTCGGTGCGCGCATATTTGCTGGTCGCGTTGCGCCGCCATCTGCTCAAATCTCTGGCGCAGCAACAACGGCGGCAGGAATCCGATCAGCAACACCTGCTGGAGGAGATGGCCGAAAGTTTTTCTCCGGAAGAGTTTCTCATTATGCAGGAAAAGGAAGAAGCGGAGAAGCAGGCGCTGAATCAGGCGCTGCAAGAAATTCCGCCGCGCATGCGCGAAGCCCTCTATCTCAAAACCAATGCCGGTTTGGCCTATCGCGAAATCGCCGGCATCATGAACGTCTCTCCGCAGGTGGCGCGCAATTATGTTTCGGAAGCGTTCCATCGTTTGCGCGCCCTGCTCTTGCCTCGCCCGTAA